ACATCTGAAGCACACTCcaaaacaaacaacacaaactGATGGAAGTCAAAGCTGCACCCCAGTGGCTGCAAGTGAGAACGCAACACCAAACACGACTGCTGCTAAATCTGTAAACAAGAAACGCGAGGTGGACCTTATTGGGGATGAAGACCTTGACTTGCTGACATATATTTCAGATGATGAATACGTGGCTGATGACAATGACGAGGTTATGCTTAGCCATGAACAACACAAGAGTGGTGCATTTTCTATCACATGGGGTCAAAGATTCGTTAACCAATCAGTCAACAAAGCACGCAAGACACCAGAACAGCCTAGCCCTACTCAGGTGGTGGTTCATTaccaaattatttttttatgaatcgTATGTGTACTGTAGTACGCTTGCTGATGGTGTAATATCTTTGTTTTGCATCGACTGAGTCTGATTCGTGCATTCAACGTAGATGATGGACTAACAGGGAAAAAACTTTTTCATTCACCAACACCAACCAAACGTAAGGGCAAAGATTCCAAAGCCGATGAAGATGAAGACCTTGTTAGCGACAACACTGAAATTTTACCTTCATCAGATCCCCCAAAGCCTGACAAAAAGGGAAAGGGCAAATTGTCTGCTGCAAGTACTCCAAAAAATGGTAAAAGGGGTAAAGAAAAACCACCTTCTTCAGTTGCTGAAACAcctaaaaagaaaggaaaggagATTGATACTACTCTGAAGCCAGTTGAAGCTATCCTCAAAGAGATGAAAGAACCTAAGGGTCACACATTGCCTCAGGTTGTTTTAGTTCCTTTTTCTTGCATTTGCCTTTGATGCAACAGTTTATGATGAAAATGACATGTTTATGTTTGTTTTGACATAGGGGATTCTATGCTATTTTCCCCCAACAGAGGAAATGCTACTGGGGATGACTGAAGTGAAGCTTGCTTGCTATGTGTTTCATCCAGCTCTGGAGGCAGGGTGAGCATCTTTTTACTAAACATTAACGACGTGAACATTATATTAATTGTCACATAAAAACATAATTGGATGAAATTTGGATACAGGGAAGTGTTGATGCGTTTGGGAGACATGTCATTGACCAGGCTAGATTTTCACTGCATGTGCCCAGAGATAGACATCAGACCAGAGGTAATGTAGACATTACTAGAAGTACAATCACTAATATCTGAATGTATTACAATCATAACTGTATGCATGACACTTTTCTCCATTAATTCCAGATGGTAACCTTAATGAGCATGAAGAGCACATGCGTGCAACATGATGCAATAACTCCAACGGTGTGGTCACTTCCACCAGCTTTCGTGGTGTGTTACGTGAACAATTATAGTGTTTATAATATAGTAGTACAATATTGGTTAAAATGGAAAATTTCATTGAATTGCTTCTTTTTGCAATGATCAGGATGATGTTTTCAAGGGACATTCAATTAAACAACTAACAGAGACATATGCTGAAGTCTGGATGAAACCTTTTGAAAGACTGAAATATGTAATCCCTCAGCAAATCTTGTCAACTTTAATTCAATATCAATGTCAATGTCAAATTGTTTTTGGAATTCCCACGTGTTGACTACAATTTCTTCTTTGTGACACAGGTTTACCTTCCCATAAGAAATGAATATGGCCATTGGTTCTTAATGGTCATCTCCCTAGTTCATCAAAAGGTTTTCCATCTAGACTCATATTTGAATCGGATGGATGTTCTACAACGGTCTGACATGATCACTACTTTGGTACAACATATTAACCTTTGTATAATTGTGAATTAAATCTGGAAAATGTATTAGAAGTTGTCTTCACATTTGTGCTTTAATCAGACCACCGCTGTATCGGACATTGTCACAATGGGGGTGTACCCACCATTGTTGACAAAGCTTGCTGCGAAGTTCCCGTCCTGGAAAATCAAAGAGGCTACGGGCACACCGAACTGGGGAAACAGGTTGGCCACATCATTGTAGTCCGTAGTTGCCAATAATATTTTGTTACTGGATAGTTGGTAATCCATTGACTGTTTAACGTAACAATATCTTCATGTATTGAAGCAAACACTCTGGCATTTGGACAATGCATTGGATGGAGATGGAGGATGCATTCAATCCAAATCTTATTGTCAGTGTAAgcacactctcactctcactgcTTTTTTGTTGAATACAATAGCTAAACTCAAAAAGAAGCTTACCATATTTTACTTTCAGATGATGCCAAGCCCTTTGAGGATGAGGTTGACTCTTTCTTTGCTGACTGGATGGTACAATGAGGAGAGGAGGAAGCTACAGACAAGCAGTGAGGCCTTCTGGGATACTCTGACAAAGCTGAGTTGATGTTGGGTGGTAGTAGGTCATGCACATAGTAGCTTAAGATTTTTTGAGAACTGGACGAGTTTTTTGGTACTGTGTATGTTCCCCTCGTACTTTTGGTTTGTAATGTGTATGAACCTGGTTAATGGTCCAATGTTGTGGATCTTGGTGCTTCTGAACCTGCTTAAAACTTTTGGCTCGTAATGCTTACGAAGCTGCTTATTGGCCTGGGCCCGTTAACTTTTTATTTTGGGCTggcccagaaaaaaaaaatgtaattggATCTTTAGGTGTTTCTTTTGGCACACTTATGGAAAAATATATGGTTGTTTGTGGCAAATTCTGTTTTTCGTTCATTCTacacttttaattttattagtgCACCTTTAGGCAGCACTCATAAACCCTTTCCTACCCCAATATGAACTGCATATTAAGTCAAAACATGCAAATAAACTACATATTAAGTCAAAACAATAACATAATATGAATCCAACATCAAATTAAACTTAATACACACAATTCAACATTTACTCAATACAAATCCAACAGTAACACAAACTGTTTTGTACCTAATACACCACAATCTAATTATACCCATATTAGGGTTTCATAGAACTAAACTACGTCAGCCTCCGTAAACCACACCAGAAAAGGATCCACAACCTGAAATTTATACGCATATTAAGCACAATGAAACCATTCATTTGAACAACATAAGCACATGAAATCATAAAAGAGAGGATAGTTACCTCCTCAACATCTGTCTcaaacattttcattttcttcttcaaataGTCTCTGGGTGAGACCAGCACCAATAGATCTAAGTTCCTTGTTGAGTTCCTAGTTGAGTAGACGTTTGGCCATCTCTACGTGTGCATGTTGTGCGGTTGTGTCCTGGCTTGCCACAGATACCACAGCGAAGAGTACGCTTACCTTTCATTGACCGTTGAGAGATAATGGCCCCACATCCTTTAGATCTGACAACATCAGGATTCCTAATGTGCCTCTCTTCACCTTCCTCACCCTGTCCCTCATCAACTGTTGCACCATGGTCAGCAGCACCATCTCCAGCTGTCACGTCAACCTGTGAATTACTGCTCAGTCTTTTACAGTGCTCAAATACAAGTGATTTGGTCTCTAGAAATTGTGCACTTGTGCGACAAGCAAGTTTGCACAGGTTTCTACAACTTGCAAGCAATGCAGAATATCGACAGACTGTTAGTTGATCCCATTCATTCATTTCAGTTTCTCCAAAGCCCTCAATAGATTCCTTAGCATTAATAGTCCACCTAGCAAGAACAAGGGATTTAGGAATCTCAACCATATCTATGTGCACCATCACAGAAACAATGTGATCACAAGGAAGGCCTACTGACTCCATTCTCTCACAGCTGCACTTTAACTCACTAGTAGGTTCATAATAAGTAACTTGCCAATTCCTTCCAGTTGAGGGGTAATGCTTCACAAAGTAGATAACACACATTGCTGTTCTCTTGAACCCAAAAACCCTCCAAGTTGAAGCCCTTTGAAGAATAGCCCTAAAACGAAGAAATATGTTACGCGTGTAGATCTTTGATGCGGACCTCTCCAGTGCTTTTAGAGATGTCAACAACACTTGTTCCCCATGTGTTGAATTAAAGTCATCTTCAACCTCCTTGAACCTAAAGTAGGTCATGCACCTATGAAAGTTCTTCAAGAAATTAcacaaattatttttataattcacATATCTACCGAGCTGAGCATGCAAGCCTTCAACTCGCGAGGTGGTCCTAAAACCACCAAAAAACTGACCGCGCATGTATGCAGAAGCCCACATTTCCTTCTTCTCATACGTCTCCTTCACCCATGGTTCATCTTGAACTTCAAATTCTATCACCATCTTTTCCCACCTATCTTCAAACCCAGCCACCTCATAGTCACCCAACATGCATCTTTTAAACATTTCTACGAATTTGGGCTTCTTCACATTCCTTCCTGCGTTCTCCAATAAATGCCACGCACACAACCTATGGTGGGCATCGGGGAATACTCTTCTAATCGCATTCCTCATGGACTTGCATCCATCAGTAATGACAGATACAGGAGCTTTGCCTTTCATTgcatccacaaatttttccagCAGCCATACATAGGTTTCTTCTTTCTCATCAGATACAATTGCTGTGCCAAACACAATGGTCCTGTTATGATGGTTGACTCCAGACAATACCACAAGTGGGCAACTATATTTGTTTTGTCTATACGTAGCATCAAATGCTAACACATCACCAAAAACACCATAGTCTCTACGACTTTGTCCATCGCACCAAAACAAGTTCAGCAACTTTCCTTCCTCAGACTTCTTATGCTCCAGTACATGTCTGGATCTGTGCTTCGCAAAGTACGCAGATAGCCAAATGCACCTCTTGCATCAGGCAACTGGTTTCTCCTCTCCTTATCCAATACATTGTACATGTTCCGCTGATTAAAATTTACATTCAGATACCCACCCGCTTCACCAGCAAATGATGCATAAACTTGGGGAGGTGAAATACCAACTCCAATCATGTTGTTCATCTGGGAAACATCCATGTCGCACATCTTCCTATGACCGGCTAGCAAACCTACATGCTTATCAGGGACAACCAAGTGACTATGGCCATCATCGAGATGTTTAACAaccactactacagaaaaggcttTTCGCCACGGTTCCGCACGCCCTTTAGCCACGGTTTAACCGTGGCGATAGCTTGCGTGGCAattgctcaattgccacggttcaagggcgaaccgtggcaattgattcGCCTATTACCACAGTCGGTAAAggataaccgtggcaatagggtccacatattgccacggttacccactcaaccgtggcaatagagtccacatattgccacggtcaagtacgtaaccgtgacaatatgAGGCTTTTGTACCACGGTTttttaaccgtggcaatatgttgTACACCTGGGCTGTGCAATTACCACGGCcagatttatgtttttttttatttgatctgGTCTATGCATAAATTGCAGTAcattttttcaagaaaaataaatttcataaaatcTCATGTTGAGAACAACATTCACATATTCTAACAGAATTACTCAAATATTCCAGCCTTGAATAacaaaacaatactaaaatCCATGTCACTTTACTAATTTGTCTAAAACAATACTAATTGTTGTTGAGAACATACTCTCTCAAGAAATTAAAGCAAGCTACATCAGTTAAAAGCATGAATTAACAAAGTTTTGTTGGAATTAGAATCGGATCTAGCTGCATCCAGAAAGACGCGAGGGAGAGTAGAGCATCTGCAACAACTTGCCATAATGCACACTGTAGCAGAAAAACAGCAGTCCATCACCAACAGCACAGCAGAAGCCGAAACAAAAATACTACAATGCCAAATTTAAACAGTGCAAACACAATTGAGCAACACTATGTCAAAGCCACTACTTTGTTTACATGCACTTTGATAAAGCTAAAAATAACCAAACCCTTTTTGTTCTAGGAAGAAACATGTAGCAAATAAATCATGGAAACGGGTCGTTTGAGAGGGAGGAATGTATATTAGTTAAATGCAAAGCACTAAGTAGTAAACCAGAAGTAACATGGAAAAAAAGGGAAATGCATGTCACCTGTTTAGGCCTTGTCATTATTGTAGGGCTATGAGTTGTATATCCTTGTGTTGCTACTTTGCTCTGTTTGAGTTGATTTTCCAAGGGACCAAGCCTTCAAAAAAGCAACACACGAGGTAAGAGGGAGGGAAGTTATGTATGTACATTTAggaaaagaaggagaaaaaaatggTGAAGCAAGCAAGCAAACTGATTGACATGGTAGAAAAGCCATGAACCATGAGGAAAATGGGGGAAATGGCATGGCCAAGTTATTCCCTGACTATAGATTGTTTTTTCCATCTAAGAAATGATCCAATTGTAAACCACTACATACTTTCAATTCCCCGATGCCATGAATCATGTGGAAAATGGGGAAAATGGCATGGGCTCAAATTAAACACTGAAACAAATTATACATGAATAGgataaaaaaaacactagtaaactCCAAGACCCTGAAAGTTTTCACACCTCACAGTCATTTGTAAAACTGAATCACTATATCTCACTCAACAAAAATGAGAACATAAGACAAAATAAGCAACCAGTGGACTAAAATCAATAAGAAAATGACTCACAGAAGTCTCAGTTTCTTCATGGTTGGTAAAGAATGAGGGATATTTTGGCTCAAATAATTGCAAGCCATGTTTCTGCAATAAAGAAGATTCATCAGAAAAACTCACTGCTGAAGACACAGGGTCACATAAACAAATAGAATTCACTGATGAAGGAAAAAATCATCAGAACAATAGGCTTACATATGTGTGGCATTGGGTGGCAAACTATATGGTATCTCACCAACTATGTTGTTAGAAATCACATCCCTAAATAAACAAGAATATGGAAACAAGTAAGTCACATATGTTTACAGTGAAACAGAACAACTTGAAATATATACACAATTACTTACATATGCTTCAAGTTTTGTAGATTGTGAAGCAAGCCTCCGAGATACCTAGTGATGTTCAATCCTTGAATTTTGCTGCATAAAGACAAAAAGTAGGTAATTAAGGGGTTCATTAATTAGTGGCAATGAAGGGTATATTATAAACCTTGTACAAGTTAATCTCTCAAAACAGAATTAGTTGGAGCATAATAACAAAATTAAACCAAACTGATCAACTAGCAGACTAACATGTAATAGCTTTCCTAACCAATTACATAACTGTGAAGACTAACTATATTACGTCCTCTAACACACTCCAAAGCACCATGATAACCTCCAAAAGCATATTCACTGCCATAATTTTCATAGTAGCCATATCCACTGTCAATGTAGTCATGACCAAGCTCAGAGCCATGGTCATGCTTAAGAGTATTTACTGATGTTGTTGTCATCATAGTTCCTATATACATCCTTCCTGCTGCCGTAGCCAACACCTTGGTCAAACCCATGAGCATAGCCACTATCATAGGCTCATAGCCATCCCCATAGACCTTTTCTTACCCACCttcacagtttttttttttcaggcaGTTTCTGTTCCATCTTCTTAATGTCTTATGTTTGAGTCATGTgtataaataaaagtaaaactCTAGCAAGGAGCGCTAGCTCTACTAGGATGTGAATGTACCCTGCTTAGATCTAACTAAACGTGATAATCATTTTAAGTACTTCAATTTTGAACACTTTTTGAGATGTAATATGAATATGATCACCTTGGTGTAGTAGAAGTTTACCATGCTATCATCTTTTACATCATTGCAGAATCCAAATTAGAACCCTGCAACAGCAACCACACTTTTTAACAATCTCTGTCCCCTGTGAGAGACAACATTCTGTGCTATGTCTGTTTCATGACTTTCATCTGTCCCTTGCCTTTCTCCATTTTGGACCTTCCTTCATCCGAATAGGCAAAAGaaacatattataaataaatgcaAAATTTACTATGACATGCTAAAACTCAAAGCTTCCCCAACAACTAAAAAGCCAAAGCCATatcaaagtgaaaaaaaaaaaacgaaaaacaaaaaatatgttCTTGAATGAATCATTACCAGGACTATGGGAAGAACTGATAGAACTACCATTGAAGTTCTGACCCAGTTGCTTAAGAGCTTCAGCTTGCTGATTTAGGATCAAAGTGCACAATTGCAGctcaaataatttcaaatagaaattcttaaaataaaatcagacCACAAATATTTAAACTTTCATATTTGAAAACCCAAATGTTGGCAAATTTACAATAAAATAGACTAAGATTGGATGACTGAAAGCATGTTATTCTCAAGTTATGAAACATGAAAACAAGAGCTGTTTTAGTACAGGACTTTAGACCATTCTATAGGAAATGGAACATGAGCACTCAATATCCTGTGAGGAAAATGAAATGCTCAAGCAAGAGTTGGGGTGCTAGTTCTAAATGTAAGTATCTATAGTGTGAACAAGCAAGAGATCTGCTCTATATGGAAACAGAAGTCTAATGAAAACATGAGCAATGGGATAACGAAGACATGCCTTACTAGTAATGCTTCTGAACAAGTGGAGAGTTCTTACCCAAAGGTAGCACAAGTCTAATGAAAATCAGAAAGAGGTTACAAACATGAAATGTTCTTTACTAGTAAAGATAGAGACAATGTGCTTAAGAACAAAAGTccaatgaaaatgaaaacaaacacAAGAGCACACCTAACTAGAAAATATTAGTCAATGTGATTCTGAACGGAAGTTTTTAAGAAAATGAGAACAAGAGGTTACACACAACGTGCTTCACCAGCAAAGATAAAGTCAAAATATTTCTGAACAAGTCACAGTTCTTCCCCAAAGGAAATGCAAGTTTGATGAATTAGAAACAATATAATTTGGCATGAGGACGAAGTTACAAAGTAAACTAGGAAACTCATAAAGCCCCACTTATTTGGCTGCTCCTTCAAACAAAATTTGGTTGATGACCCGAGATTTCACATTAAATTTAGTTGGATGAAACCCAATAtagataaaatttaatttgtctACTCTACACTATAGAGTTGTTTGTTTCATTACAGGTGTATAACTGATGACCCAGAGCATGCTAAAGGACTCCACACAAGAATGGCAAATGAGCTCAGAACTTTGAAGTAATTTACCCAATCAACCAAACTATCCTCTTCATAATCACCAGTGTTGTCTACCGGCCGTCGTCCTGTAATGAGCTCCAATAGCATGATACCAAATGAGAAAACATCAGATTTCACAGTTAATTTGCCACTTGATGCATACTCAGGAGCCAAATACCTGAATAAGACACCAAGTGATTAGACCAATTTGGTATTAGCAGACAGAAACATACACATATAATGATATAAAACTTTGTGAATTGTTTGGTTTATTAGTATTTTACCCAAATGTTCCCATCACACAAGTAGAAACATGTGTTAGTGTCTTGATTAAACTTTGCCAATCCAAAATCTGCCACCTGAATAGATAAAACCAATGATTACCAATAGGAATCAAGAGCCACAATTCTTAAAATATCTCTAGCTCATGAAATTTGATATACATACTTTGGCATCAAAGTTGTTTTCAATTAGAATGTTTGCACCCTTTATGTCTCGGTGAATGATGCGAGGGTGACCTGATTGATGTTTCCCATAAGTTAATAACAATGATTTCAtccttttaacaaaaaaaaagtctacACAAATTGATTATTTAAGAGAAGATAAGCATGCATATCACTTACAATCCTCATGTAAATAAGCAAGTCCTTTGGCTGATCCAATCGCAATTTTGAGCCTGGTGTCCCAGTCCATCAGTTATACACAAGGATCGCTACCATTCCATCCTTGAAGCTCTGGTGGGTAGTTCAAGGTTCTGTATAGGTCCTGGAGAGCAGCCACTGctcataaaaaagaaaattacaagAAATTGATTAGTAGTTTCAAAAATCAAACACTTTTCGACTGAATTGATTCAAAGAAATTCCCAAGTATATCTATGACATTCACACACTTCAACAATCGAATAAACACAGATACGAACCTATACAATCAATTTCAACTACTCATATCATCATATTCAAAAAAGATTACAAAATTTCCTTCACTCCTTCTCTAACCTTGGTCCCTTGAAACCCTAGCTAGCAAATAAAATAGCCGTGTGAGAGATAGAGGGAGGGAGAGAGTGTGAGAGACAGAAATGCATACCTAAAACGTCTCTAGCATGACGATGATGGGCGATGGCGCGACGAAGAACAACCACAGAGAACGACGCGATGGAGAACAAAAGAACGAAGGAGGAAGACGCGACAGAGACCTGTAGATGATAGAGGAAGAGTGACGAGCTTGACCTCACGAAGAAGATAAGCGAGACCATGGTACCGTCGCCGTGAACAGAAGAGAGGCTGCGAGGTCGACCTCGAGAAGAGAGAGCTTGGGTCTGCCGCCGTCGTTTTGAAGGGTTGGAGTGTGGAGAGTGGGATAGAGGGGAGAAGGTTTAGGGGTATCTATTGTCACGGtcccttaaaaaaataataaaatattgtcCCCTATTACCACGGTTCCGCTTctaaccgtgacaattgagcttttgccacggttccgcctataaccgtggcaattgaggcgtggcaaaatgtcatttctgtagtagtgaaCCCAACGTTGACCATATTCAGATTCATCAATATGGACCTTGCAGTGTGCTAAACATCCACACCTAATGTCCCTCCTAGGTTCACGCTTGCGAACTCCATCTTCCCCAAATCTATCTTCTCTGTGACCTTGTTTATGACAAACAAAATTCTGCTGCACAATTTCTCCCTTAAAGTTTTTCTTGACAACGCTCCGACGGGCAGAAAATCCATTAAAGCGAGCATACATATTGTAAAAATCGTAGGCAACATTGCGATTTAAAAACCTGTATTTCTTCATGTCTTCAAATGTTAAAGTGACGAAATTGATGTTACCCATATCTTCAACACCATCTATGGGAATTGTACAAGTTTCTCCAATGGATTGcacagcatcttcaccatcacaGAAGTCTTCAATTTCCTCACTACCAGAAGTCTCATTCTCATCATCACTATCGGACTCCTCGTTCACCTGAACAAAAATAACGAAACCATTCGCAATAAGGAACAAGGATAGCATCGTCAATAAGGTTTGAAAACAATAATTACCAAACCTGCAAAAAATCTTCTGCATTATCAATCTTTCTTTCTCCTTCCCCAGTGGCCATCTTTGAAGAGTTGAATAATCGCCGGAGTACTGCCGGAGCGATCTACAAACAGTAAATCTCAAACATCAGTTATGTGTATTCGAATTGAACTAAGAGCATCTCAACATAAAAACGCGAATTGGGGGTTTTCAGATCTATAAACACGACAAACGAAAAATCGTGATTTCGAAGGATACCTTTGTTTTCGCTGCTATGGGTTACGGGGTTCGTGGGTTGGATCTGCCGGAGGAGGCTGGTGGGGGTACAACCAGAGGTAAGGAGCTAAGGGTAAAGATGAATGTCCTTCTTCTTGAAATGTGAAATTAATTCCAGCTGAGAATATATACTGGTAATTAGTGCGGAATCATGATTAGCAATTAATGGAATAATTAAAACTTTAACTAAAAAcatttacttttaattttattttatttttaaccgGAAGGGTGATGGTAGGTAAAAAACAGGGCTCCAAAATTAGAGCCCGAAAAGATGGGATCCATGGTAGCCCGAAAAGAAAAGTGGaaatgaaaatattataatttccAGATTAAGTAGATAAACAACGATGGAAAATAATTTGTTATAATCGAGACACTAGTAGTGGATGGTAGTGAAGTTAGTAGCGCAAATCATGATGGCAGTGATATAATTTCCAGATTTTATCACACAAAGTAGTAGTTCCATAGCCATTCTAGTGATGTTTCATTGGAGCTATAACAAAACTTGCACACAAGTTGCAGTGGGTCTTCTTAGAGCAGTGGCAGCCAACataatataagcaaaaaaaGCCCCGGGTTAGCCCGTCCCGCTGCGGGTTGGCCCGCCAAGATTGCAGGGTGGGGCGGGTCGCATGGTTTGCAGACTCATTTTTGTGGCCCACCCTTTTTTTGTGGGGTTGCGGGTCAAGCCCGCTTTGACACCTCGTGCCTGCTACCCACGGGTAGATATGTGTACTTGTACCTGCTAGTTTCCAAACGGGGACCCATTTAACGGGCACTAAACGGTCTGGTACCCGCGGGTATCCATATCTGTAATTTTTTTACTgtataaatgattttatttctTCCCGAGGATCCAAACTGAACATGCAACCAAAATTTTCACCCAGAACTAGACTCACCCAGGTAACAACCTCACTGATTCCAGTTACCTATATAGATACATGGGACTATGGGAGTGATGATGGAAGCGCTTTCGTTCTTGATTGTGATTAAATTTTTGCCAGTGATGTGTCTCCGTTGGGTTATCCACGACCCTAATTAATTATTTGGTTCTTTGCTGGTTTGAAGAGCGAATGTTACTTTTGTTGGCTACACCGCCCAAACAATCCACTAATGTAATCAATGTTAGTGGAGAAGACTCAAGAGTACATTGCAACTAAATGAGGTGATGAGGTCATTTAaggatagtttttttttatacatcggaaaaggATATTGTACTAGCATTGGGCTTACAACCTTTGTAATTTAATGGGCTCACCAACTTTGTAATATtgggccaggcgacccatgacTCGCACAGGTCAAAACCAGCATATAAATAAAGGACaccgcccaagcggtgggggatccaacacttttttAATCATTTGATACTTTGTCATATTTTGCTATTGCCTTctaattgcttagccctgaccGGGAGTTCtagaccggaacattggcgcccaccgtgggacCGA
This is a stretch of genomic DNA from Lotus japonicus ecotype B-129 chromosome 1, LjGifu_v1.2. It encodes these proteins:
- the LOC130745532 gene encoding protein FAR1-RELATED SEQUENCE 5-like, with translation MDVSQMNNMIGVGISPPQVYASFAGEAGGYLNVNFNQRNMYNVLDKERRNQLPDARGAFGYLRTLRSTDPDIQNKYSCPLVVLSGVNHHNRTIVFGTAIVSDEKEETYVWLLEKFVDAMKGKAPVSVITDGCKSMRNAIRRVFPDAHHRLCAWHLLENAGRNVKKPKFVEMFKRCMLGDYEVAGFEDRWEKMVIEFEVQDEPWVKETYEKKEMWASAYMRGQFFGGFRTTSRVEGLHAQLGRYVNYKNNLCNFLKNFHRCMTYFRFKEVEDDFNSTHGEQVLLTSLKALERSASKIYTRNIFLRFRAILQRASTWRVFGFKRTAMCVIYFVKHYPSTGRNWQVTYYEPTSELKCSCERMESVGLPCDHIVSVMVHIDMVEIPKSLVLARWTINAKESIEGFGETEMNEWDQLTVCRYSALLASCRNLCKLACRTSAQFLETKSLVFEHCKRLSSNSQVDVTAGDGAADHGATVDEGQGEEGEERHIRNPDVVRSKGCGAIISQRSMKGKRTLRCGICGKPGHNRTTCTRRDGQTSTQLGTQQGT
- the LOC130732029 gene encoding protein STRUBBELIG-RECEPTOR FAMILY 2-like is translated as MNPLITYFLSLCSKIQGLNITRYLGGLLHNLQNLKHMDVISNNIVGEIPYSLPPNATHINMACNYLSQNIPHSLPTMKKLRLLLGPLENQLKQSKVATQGYTTHSPTIMTRPKQCALWQVVADALLSLASFWMQLDPILIPTKLC
- the LOC130732030 gene encoding LOW QUALITY PROTEIN: proline-rich receptor-like protein kinase PERK7 (The sequence of the model RefSeq protein was modified relative to this genomic sequence to represent the inferred CDS: inserted 2 bases in 1 codon), coding for MDWDTRLKIAIGSAKGLAYLHEDCHPRIIHRDIKGANILIENNFDAKVADFGLAKFNQDXLTHVSTCVMGTFGYLAPEYASSGKLTVKSDVFSFGIMLLELITGRRPVDNTGDYEEDSLVDWVNYFKVLSSFAILVWSPLACSGSSVIHL
- the LOC130745540 gene encoding uncharacterized protein LOC130745540, with amino-acid sequence MATGEGERKIDNAEDFLQVNEESDSDDENETSGSEEIEDFCDGEDAVQSIGETCTIPIDGVEDMGNINFVTLTFEDMKKYRFLNRNVAYDFYNMYARFNGFSARRSVVKKNFKGEIVQQNFVCHKQGHREDRFGEDGVRKREPRRDIRCGCLAHCKVHIDESEYGQLAALQDLYRTLNYPPELQGWNGSDPCV